The Gemmatimonadota bacterium DH-78 region TGGAGGCGAAGAGGTCGCCGAGCACGTTCTGCAGCGCGAGGGCCACGGCGACGCCGCCGATCCCGAGGGAGGCGACGAAGGGGCTCACCTCCACCCCGAGGGTTCCCAGCGCCGTAAGGCCGAGCACCGCCCACAGTCCCATCCGCGACATGAAGCCCACAACGCCCACCGCGGTCGCCACGCCGGGGTCCTCCTCCAACTGCTGCCGCTTCCACCGGGTGATGAGGTAGTTGATCACCCCCATCCCCCAGAACCCGGCCTGCAGGTGCAGTCCGATCACCAGCACGCCCCGGAGCACCGTCTCGGCCTCGGCCGGCAGATCGAGCGGGCGCGCCGCGGCCCACAGTGCGATCAGTCCGATGAAGAGCAGGCGGGTCTTCTCGAGCAGTTCGACGACCAGGTCGTCGATGTCGTTCTCCGTGCGCCGCGCCAGGGTGCGGAATCGCCGCAGCGCGAGTCCGAAGGCGAAGCGGAGGCCGAAGGTCGCCACCACCGCGGTGCCGAGTGCAATCAGGATCTGATCGACCGGGACGCCCCCCACCTGGGCGCCGAGAAAGTCCTGCACGGTCAGGCCCTCGGTTCGGCGGGCTCACCCCACCGATCGTCTCCCGTGGCGCCTGGGTCGGACGCCGAATCGGCACCGCCCGCGGGGCCTCCCCCGCCCCCGCCCGCGGCACGCGCCGCCTCGCGCTCCCGCTTCTCCTCCTGCCAGAAGGAGAGGGCCAACCCGATCGCTCCGCAGGTGATGGCGATGTCGGCCACATTGAAGATCGGAAAATTCCAGAAGCCCAGATCCACGGGACCGAAGAAGTCGACCACCCCACGCGACCAGCGAACGCGGTCGTAGAGGTTGCCGAGCGCACCGGCGGTCACCAGGCAGATGGCAATGAGCCTCAGCCCGTCGCGCTCCGACGCCTGCCGATACAGCGAAGCGAGCAGCCCGAGTGCGACGATCGTGATCGGCACGAAGAGCCAGCGCGAGTCGTCGCCGATCGAAAGGCCGAAGGCCGCCCCCTTGTTGAAGGCCAGCGTGAGCGGCAGCAGCCCGCCCAGCAGGTCGATGCTCCGGCCGTCGTCGAGGGCGACCAGAGCCCATCGCTTCGTCACGAAGTCGAGGACGAGGATCGCCGGCAGGATGAGGGCGGGGATCAGGAACTTGCGACGCACGTGGGACCGGGGCTGGCAGGGGCGGAGAACGAACGTCCTTCCACCCCTCGCCCGCACGACCGTTCCCCGGATCGCGCGGTTTCA contains the following coding sequences:
- the lspA gene encoding signal peptidase II, whose product is MRRKFLIPALILPAILVLDFVTKRWALVALDDGRSIDLLGGLLPLTLAFNKGAAFGLSIGDDSRWLFVPITIVALGLLASLYRQASERDGLRLIAICLVTAGALGNLYDRVRWSRGVVDFFGPVDLGFWNFPIFNVADIAITCGAIGLALSFWQEEKREREAARAAGGGGGGPAGGADSASDPGATGDDRWGEPAEPRA